Proteins from one Bradyrhizobium amphicarpaeae genomic window:
- a CDS encoding cation:proton antiporter: protein MHELIRDITLCILFAWMLGLLAHFSRQPLILAYLIAGFCIGPFGAGWVHSQESISVISELGLIFMLFMIGLEIDLKKIVRAGKVILFAAGGQLLGGCLLGVLFFVGIGLSLGGGHFDAVYLCVACALSSTVIIVKVLYEKRELDTLPGRITLGVLVLQDIFAILFLAVQPSLANLEVSVILLSIGRVAVLVAAALLVSRYVLPRVFHQIARRPELILLGALAWCFLVAETAERLSLSREMGALIAGVSLSTFPYALDVTAKVTTLRDFFITLFFVALGMTIPVPGLSVIGLALMIAAFTVVSRLVTTFTPLYLMKQGLRASLLPALNLAQISEFSLVVIQTGVNDHHIAAQTANAASFAFVVLAVLSTFAMSRSDEITRWAIGPLKRIGLRDLDHGNGHGEEAHEGGHGEARRIVILGFFRAASALLAEIERQAPVLLEQITVIDFNPNVYQTLLSRGLHVIYGDISSADTLLHAGVGKSEMIILSVPDALLKGASNEKLVRHVRALNPTAMIVATADLLSDVDELYAAGASYVTVTRLSDAHELLTVIEAAQAGLLDDKRAELDQRLGERREVLP, encoded by the coding sequence ATGCACGAGCTCATTCGCGACATCACTCTCTGTATTCTGTTTGCCTGGATGCTGGGCCTGCTCGCCCATTTCTCCCGGCAACCGCTGATCTTGGCCTATCTTATCGCCGGCTTCTGCATAGGTCCATTCGGCGCCGGCTGGGTCCATTCGCAGGAATCGATCAGCGTCATCTCCGAGCTCGGCCTGATCTTCATGCTGTTCATGATCGGGTTGGAGATCGACCTTAAGAAGATCGTGCGGGCGGGAAAGGTGATCCTGTTCGCGGCGGGCGGCCAGCTGCTCGGCGGCTGCCTGCTCGGGGTCCTGTTCTTCGTCGGCATCGGCCTGTCGCTCGGCGGCGGCCATTTCGATGCGGTCTATCTCTGCGTCGCCTGCGCGCTGTCGAGCACCGTGATCATCGTCAAGGTGCTCTACGAGAAACGCGAGCTCGACACGCTGCCGGGGCGCATCACGCTCGGCGTGCTGGTGCTCCAGGACATCTTCGCGATCCTGTTTCTGGCGGTGCAGCCGAGCCTTGCCAATCTGGAAGTCAGCGTCATCCTGCTCTCGATCGGCCGCGTCGCGGTGCTGGTTGCCGCGGCGCTGCTGGTCAGCCGCTACGTGCTGCCGCGCGTGTTCCACCAGATCGCCCGGCGTCCGGAGCTGATCCTGCTCGGCGCGCTGGCCTGGTGCTTTCTCGTCGCCGAGACCGCCGAGCGGCTGTCGCTGTCGCGCGAGATGGGCGCGTTGATCGCCGGCGTTTCGCTCTCGACCTTTCCCTACGCGCTCGACGTCACCGCCAAGGTCACCACGCTGCGCGACTTCTTCATCACGCTGTTCTTCGTCGCGCTCGGCATGACCATTCCCGTGCCCGGCCTCTCCGTGATCGGGCTGGCGCTGATGATCGCGGCTTTCACGGTGGTCAGCCGCCTCGTCACCACCTTCACGCCGCTCTATCTGATGAAGCAGGGCCTGCGCGCCAGCCTGTTGCCGGCGCTGAACCTCGCGCAGATCTCCGAGTTCTCGCTGGTGGTGATCCAGACCGGCGTCAACGATCACCATATCGCAGCGCAGACGGCGAATGCCGCCTCCTTCGCCTTCGTGGTGCTCGCGGTGCTCTCGACCTTCGCGATGAGCCGCAGCGACGAGATCACCCGCTGGGCGATCGGCCCCTTGAAGCGGATCGGCCTGCGCGATCTCGACCACGGCAACGGCCATGGCGAGGAGGCACACGAGGGCGGCCATGGCGAGGCCCGCCGTATCGTCATCCTCGGCTTTTTCCGTGCGGCGAGCGCCCTGCTGGCCGAGATCGAACGGCAGGCCCCGGTGCTGCTGGAGCAGATCACCGTGATCGATTTCAACCCCAATGTGTACCAGACGTTGCTGTCGCGCGGCCTGCACGTGATCTATGGCGACATCAGCAGCGCCGATACGCTGCTCCATGCCGGGGTTGGCAAGTCCGAGATGATCATCCTCAGCGTGCCGGATGCGCTGCTGAAGGGCGCCAGCAACGAGAAGCTGGTCCGCCACGTCCGCGCCCTGAACCCGACCGCCATGATCGTTGCCACGGCCGATCTCCTGTCGGACGTGGACGAGCTCTATGCCGCCGGCGCCAGCTACGTCACCGTGACCCGGCTCAGCGACGCTCATGAACTCCTTACCGTGATCGAGGCCGCGCAGGCCGGCCTGCTCGACGACAAGCGCGCCGAGCTCGATCAGCGGCTTGGTGAGCGCCGCGAAGTGCTGCCCTGA
- a CDS encoding PLP-dependent aminotransferase family protein: MTSSFDFAPLFPAGLPAPSARWTGLAKYSFVGGNNDSEQLPLEGLIEATNSALQKEGRSLATYGLAHGPQGYLPLREFLVAKLKRDAGITCTVDDLMIVSGSLQALDLVNATLLTRGDTVIFEQDSYQGSLTRLARLGVNVVGIPLDKDGMRMDALGATLADLKSRGIRPKYIYTIPTVQNPTGSIMPESRRAELIRLATEYGVPIFEDDCYADLVWSGQRPPALYAMSPNGVIHIGSFSKSIAPALRVGFIVAPWEVMSRMLALKTDAGSGALEQMVLAAYCKPHFASHVPALTKALRTKLDTLMEALNEQFGTAAEFEEPKGGIFLWVKLPDQVDTLKLYQAALAAGVSINPGPEWSTNKSHSSSRLRLCFASPSHQQIREGVAVLAEVCRKEFGVPARSANVEKRA, encoded by the coding sequence ATGACGTCCAGCTTCGATTTCGCGCCCCTGTTTCCCGCAGGGCTGCCGGCCCCTTCTGCGCGCTGGACGGGCCTTGCCAAATACAGCTTCGTCGGCGGCAACAACGATTCCGAGCAATTGCCGCTCGAGGGCCTGATCGAGGCGACCAATTCCGCCCTGCAAAAGGAGGGCCGGTCGCTGGCGACTTACGGGCTGGCGCATGGCCCGCAGGGCTATTTGCCCTTGCGCGAATTCCTGGTGGCAAAGCTCAAGCGCGATGCCGGCATCACCTGCACCGTCGACGATCTCATGATCGTGTCCGGCTCGCTCCAGGCGCTCGACCTCGTCAACGCCACGCTGCTGACCCGGGGCGACACCGTGATCTTCGAGCAGGACAGCTATCAGGGCTCCCTGACCCGCCTGGCGCGGCTCGGCGTCAACGTCGTCGGCATCCCCCTCGACAAGGACGGCATGCGCATGGACGCACTGGGCGCGACGCTGGCCGACCTGAAGAGCCGCGGCATCCGGCCGAAATACATCTACACCATTCCGACGGTACAGAATCCGACCGGCAGCATCATGCCGGAGAGCCGCCGCGCCGAGTTGATACGGCTCGCGACCGAGTATGGCGTCCCGATCTTCGAAGACGATTGCTATGCCGACCTGGTCTGGTCGGGGCAGCGGCCGCCGGCGCTCTACGCCATGAGCCCGAACGGCGTGATCCATATCGGCTCGTTCTCGAAATCAATCGCGCCGGCGCTGCGCGTCGGCTTCATCGTGGCGCCGTGGGAGGTGATGTCGCGGATGCTGGCGCTGAAGACGGATGCCGGCTCCGGCGCACTGGAGCAGATGGTGCTTGCCGCTTATTGCAAGCCGCATTTCGCAAGCCACGTGCCGGCGCTGACCAAGGCGCTGCGCACCAAGCTCGACACGCTGATGGAAGCGCTGAACGAGCAGTTCGGGACCGCGGCGGAATTCGAGGAGCCGAAGGGCGGCATCTTCCTCTGGGTGAAGCTGCCCGACCAGGTCGATACGCTGAAGCTGTATCAGGCCGCGCTCGCCGCCGGCGTCTCGATCAATCCGGGACCGGAATGGTCGACCAACAAGAGCCACTCCAGCTCGCGCCTGCGGCTGTGTTTTGCAAGCCCTTCGCATCAGCAGATCCGCGAGGGCGTCGCCGTGCTGGCCGAGGTCTGCCGCAAGGAGTTCGGCGTGCCCGCCCGCAGCGCCAATGTGGAGAAGCGGGCCTGA
- a CDS encoding DUF3124 domain-containing protein, with protein MRSGLFAAMLLCPLAFAVPAAAQSKVNIEQNFADSLTAMPKEELAVSGGFYVPAYSSVAMSQGKLRVDFSVTLSVHNASETQALVLKRIAYFDTAGKQVESYLKAPVALRPLATVSIFIPTDDVRGGTGANFLVDWAATGEIAEPVIEALMVGGVANAHYAFISQGRPTRTAMKK; from the coding sequence ATGCGAAGCGGGCTGTTCGCAGCAATGCTGCTATGCCCGCTCGCCTTTGCCGTGCCCGCCGCCGCACAATCCAAGGTCAATATCGAACAGAACTTTGCCGATTCCCTCACCGCAATGCCGAAGGAGGAACTAGCCGTCTCCGGCGGGTTCTACGTGCCCGCCTATTCCAGCGTCGCAATGAGCCAGGGCAAGCTGCGCGTCGACTTCTCGGTGACCCTGAGTGTTCACAACGCCTCCGAGACGCAAGCACTGGTGCTCAAACGCATCGCCTATTTCGACACCGCAGGCAAGCAGGTCGAGAGTTATCTGAAGGCGCCGGTGGCCTTGAGGCCGCTGGCCACCGTCTCGATCTTCATTCCGACCGATGACGTGCGCGGCGGGACCGGGGCCAATTTCCTGGTCGACTGGGCCGCGACAGGCGAGATCGCCGAGCCGGTGATCGAGGCCCTGATGGTTGGCGGCGTCGCCAATGCGCATTACGCGTTCATCAGCCAGGGCCGTCCGACCAGGACGGCCATGAAGAAATAG
- a CDS encoding aldo/keto reductase gives MDNLKTQGINMPKLGLGTFRMQGDACRAAVESALSIGYRHIDTAEMYANEEFIGAALAAARLPRSELHVTTKVWHENLAPDAIRRAFDASLKKLRLDHVDLYLVHWPSKAANWGAVFETLMKLKEEGRTRAIGVANFTTALLKTAVEDVKAPIACNQIEYHAMLDQSKVLAYLKAKSIPLVAYCPLAQGRIASDPVLAEIGVKHDATAAQVALKWLLDQDGVAAIPKASRRESQQANLDALKITLDDADRAKIAALPKDRRCVNPGFGPAWD, from the coding sequence ATGGACAATCTGAAGACCCAGGGCATTAACATGCCAAAGCTCGGCCTCGGCACCTTCCGCATGCAGGGCGATGCCTGCCGCGCCGCGGTCGAGAGCGCGCTGTCGATCGGCTATCGCCATATCGACACCGCCGAGATGTATGCCAACGAAGAATTTATCGGCGCTGCCCTTGCCGCGGCTCGCCTGCCGCGCAGCGAGCTGCACGTCACCACAAAAGTCTGGCACGAGAATTTGGCACCTGACGCGATCCGCCGCGCCTTCGATGCCAGCCTGAAGAAGCTCCGGCTCGACCATGTCGATCTCTATCTCGTGCACTGGCCGTCGAAGGCCGCGAACTGGGGTGCGGTGTTCGAGACGCTGATGAAGCTGAAGGAGGAGGGCCGCACGCGCGCCATCGGCGTTGCGAACTTCACCACGGCGCTGCTCAAGACCGCGGTCGAGGACGTCAAGGCGCCGATTGCCTGCAACCAGATCGAATATCACGCCATGCTCGATCAATCGAAGGTGCTGGCCTATCTCAAGGCCAAGTCGATCCCGCTGGTGGCCTATTGTCCGCTGGCGCAGGGCCGCATCGCCTCGGATCCGGTGCTGGCGGAGATCGGGGTCAAGCACGACGCGACTGCCGCGCAGGTGGCGCTGAAATGGCTGCTCGACCAGGACGGCGTCGCCGCGATCCCGAAGGCCTCGCGCCGCGAGAGCCAGCAGGCCAATCTCGATGCGCTGAAGATCACGCTCGACGATGCCGACCGCGCAAAAATCGCCGCGCTCCCGAAGGACAGGCGCTGCGTCAATCCGGGCTTTGGGCCGGCGTGGGATTAG
- the hpaD gene encoding 3,4-dihydroxyphenylacetate 2,3-dioxygenase gives MGQLVLAAKVTHVPSLMLSEAPGSPLRDARKAAVGSLRELGRRAKQRGVTSFVVFDTHWLSNFGYHINANARHRGAFTSHEAPQMIQDLRYDLPGDTRLGEAIAGRAGDAGLNVIAHQVASLGLEYGTIVPMHYMNPDGFAKVVSVASPLFTSFEESRILGEAVRRAIDDSGERVAVLASGSLSHRLWPNKKLGPEAWTSIASEFNRQVDLRVLELWQSRRYREFLDMLPDYATKCNGEGGMADTIMLFAALGWHDYRGAAEQLCDYFPSSGSGQVNVEFHVEA, from the coding sequence ATGGGGCAACTCGTACTCGCGGCCAAGGTCACCCATGTTCCATCGTTGATGCTGTCGGAGGCGCCCGGGAGCCCGCTACGAGACGCGCGCAAAGCCGCCGTCGGGTCGCTGCGGGAGCTCGGCCGGCGGGCGAAACAGCGCGGCGTCACCAGCTTCGTGGTGTTCGATACCCACTGGCTCTCCAATTTCGGCTACCACATCAATGCCAATGCGCGGCACCGCGGCGCGTTCACGAGCCACGAGGCGCCGCAGATGATCCAGGATCTGCGCTACGACCTGCCGGGTGACACGCGCCTGGGCGAAGCCATCGCCGGCAGGGCCGGGGACGCCGGCCTCAACGTGATCGCCCATCAGGTGGCCAGCCTCGGGCTCGAATACGGCACCATCGTGCCGATGCACTATATGAATCCAGACGGCTTCGCGAAGGTGGTTTCGGTCGCCTCGCCGTTGTTCACCTCGTTCGAGGAGAGCCGGATTCTCGGCGAAGCGGTCCGGCGCGCCATCGATGACTCCGGTGAACGGGTCGCCGTTCTCGCCAGCGGTTCGTTGTCGCATCGGCTGTGGCCGAACAAGAAGCTTGGCCCGGAGGCCTGGACCTCGATCGCCAGCGAGTTCAACCGCCAGGTCGACCTGCGCGTGCTCGAGTTGTGGCAGAGCCGCCGCTATCGCGAATTCCTCGACATGCTTCCGGACTACGCCACCAAGTGCAACGGCGAAGGCGGCATGGCCGACACGATCATGCTGTTCGCCGCGCTCGGCTGGCATGATTATCGCGGCGCGGCCGAGCAGCTCTGCGACTATTTTCCCTCGTCCGGCTCCGGCCAGGTCAACGTGGAGTTTCACGTCGAGGCGTGA
- a CDS encoding alkaline phosphatase D family protein: MATLRASRAWTRRQFLVRSTSSFAVASLGTLAAPHLSRAADRPRIAGGIQSGDVSGGSAVIWARADRPARMQVECSTVESFRTIIASASRDAVPDADFTAKLQLDDLPSGQDIFYRVRFDDIATGIAGESRVGHFRTAPAAGQSISFLWSGDVAGQGWGIDVARGGYRSYRTMLDNHPDFFIHSGDHIYADCTVPSEQKLPNGEIWRNLVTEEKSEVAHTLAQFRGNYKYNHLDENFRAFHAEVPMFAQWDDHEVTNDWSPTGSHDEAGYEDDGTPRLVARARRAFFDFMPIRDIGARQGRVYRKIAYGPLLDVFMIDMRSHRDDSWNKGGDHRGWILGAEQLAWLKRELAASRATWKVIAADLPIGLISLDAVALGDGPPDRREHEIADLLGFIKRAGLRNIVWLTADMHYTAAHYYDPGKAQFQDFEPFWEFVSGPLHAGTWGPGELDDTFGPVAMYQNGCSEAQGENLAPCFGLQFFGRVDIDGTSGVMTVTLKDVDNRDLWSVDIVPQPQARPAVVAQHS, from the coding sequence ATGGCAACGCTCCGCGCTTCGCGCGCATGGACCCGGCGGCAATTCCTGGTCCGCTCCACCTCCAGCTTCGCCGTCGCCTCGCTCGGCACGCTCGCCGCGCCCCATCTCAGCCGCGCCGCCGACCGGCCGCGGATCGCAGGCGGTATTCAATCCGGCGATGTCTCCGGCGGCTCCGCCGTGATCTGGGCGCGCGCCGACCGGCCCGCGCGGATGCAGGTGGAATGCTCGACCGTCGAGAGTTTCAGGACCATCATCGCGTCAGCTTCGCGCGACGCTGTGCCCGACGCCGATTTCACCGCCAAGCTGCAGCTCGACGATCTGCCGTCCGGCCAGGACATCTTCTACCGCGTGCGCTTCGACGACATCGCGACCGGCATTGCCGGCGAAAGCCGCGTCGGCCATTTCCGCACCGCGCCGGCCGCCGGCCAATCGATCTCGTTCCTGTGGTCCGGCGATGTGGCGGGGCAGGGCTGGGGCATCGACGTCGCGCGCGGCGGTTATCGCAGCTATCGCACCATGCTCGACAACCACCCGGATTTCTTCATCCACTCCGGCGATCACATCTACGCCGATTGCACGGTCCCTTCCGAACAGAAGCTGCCGAACGGCGAGATTTGGCGCAACCTCGTGACCGAGGAAAAGTCCGAGGTCGCGCATACGCTGGCGCAGTTTCGCGGCAATTACAAATACAACCATCTCGACGAGAATTTTCGCGCCTTCCACGCCGAGGTGCCGATGTTCGCGCAATGGGACGACCACGAGGTCACCAACGACTGGTCGCCCACCGGCAGCCATGACGAGGCCGGTTATGAGGACGACGGCACTCCGCGCCTGGTCGCGCGCGCCCGCCGCGCCTTCTTCGACTTCATGCCGATCCGCGACATCGGCGCGCGGCAGGGCCGGGTGTACCGCAAGATCGCCTACGGCCCGCTGCTCGACGTCTTCATGATCGACATGCGCAGCCATCGTGACGACAGCTGGAACAAGGGCGGTGATCACCGCGGCTGGATTCTGGGCGCCGAGCAACTCGCCTGGCTGAAGCGGGAGCTGGCGGCATCGCGCGCGACCTGGAAGGTGATTGCCGCCGACCTGCCGATCGGCCTCATCAGCCTCGACGCGGTCGCGCTGGGCGATGGGCCGCCCGACCGGCGCGAGCATGAAATCGCCGATCTGCTCGGCTTCATCAAGCGCGCCGGCCTCCGCAACATCGTCTGGCTGACCGCCGACATGCATTACACCGCCGCGCATTATTACGATCCTGGCAAGGCCCAGTTTCAGGACTTCGAGCCGTTCTGGGAGTTCGTCTCCGGCCCGCTGCACGCCGGCACCTGGGGCCCGGGCGAGCTCGACGATACCTTCGGTCCGGTCGCGATGTACCAGAACGGCTGCAGCGAAGCGCAGGGCGAGAATTTGGCGCCGTGTTTCGGATTGCAATTCTTCGGCCGCGTCGACATCGACGGCACCAGCGGCGTCATGACGGTGACCCTGAAGGACGTCGACAATCGCGACCTCTGGTCGGTCGACATCGTGCCGCAGCCGCAGGCACGGCCAGCCGTGGTGGCGCAACATTCATGA
- a CDS encoding helix-turn-helix domain-containing protein, protein MLNQVMDFAGEVLPGSCAVPPYSETAFLTELGDRLRSSRMRCDLSRRELARRSGISERYIAQIEAGKGNVSIVLLLRLASAIHGSQPQAA, encoded by the coding sequence ATGCTGAATCAAGTCATGGATTTTGCGGGCGAAGTGCTGCCGGGGAGCTGTGCTGTGCCGCCGTATTCCGAGACCGCGTTTCTGACCGAGCTGGGCGATCGCTTGAGGTCCTCGCGCATGCGCTGCGACCTGTCGCGCCGCGAGCTGGCCCGCCGTTCCGGGATTTCCGAGCGCTATATCGCCCAGATCGAGGCCGGCAAGGGCAACGTCTCGATCGTGCTCTTGCTGCGGCTGGCCTCCGCGATCCACGGCAGTCAGCCACAGGCGGCCTGA